The following coding sequences are from one Mus pahari chromosome X, PAHARI_EIJ_v1.1, whole genome shotgun sequence window:
- the Sowahd gene encoding ankyrin repeat domain-containing protein SOWAHD, with amino-acid sequence MAQALEDGNPLPKTSNSSAESKAPSDPQIKDNHCLGRYKGQAIRDSANLSQERIHSALTVSGESWARRRGELRELLGLQGAAPARCLSEEHLEPTVPGSRRSSGQGSSRVCLEPREHAWILAAAECRFEVLLEMLEAEPSLLMREDPITGYSVLHWLAKHGRHEELILLHDFARRQGLPFDVSAPGSGGLTPLHLAALQGHDMVIKVLVGALGADPSRRDHSGNRPCHYLRPDASLNLRELSGAEEWEIERYRELENANNNSSHTTTTTRWLKRTPSASRIKSTGIHYKEASQPVNEKKASGNQEGQGNGLLRYLFPSTQNR; translated from the coding sequence ATGGCCCAGGCCCTAGAAGACGGGAACCCGCTGCCCAAAACCTCGAACAGTTCGGCCGAGTCGAAGGCGCCCAGCGACCCGCAGATCAAGGACAACCATTGCCTTGGCAGGTACAAGGGCCAAGCCATCAGGGATAGTGCCAACCTGTCCCAGGAGCGAATCCACAGCGCCCTGACGGTGAGCGGGGAAAGCTGGGCGCGCCGGCGTGGGGAGTTGCGGGAGCTGCTGGGGCTGCAGGGGGCGGCTCCCGCCAGGTGCCTGTCAGAGGAGCACTTGGAGCCCACTGTGCCTGGGTCCCGCCGTTCAAGCGGACAGGGCAGCAGCCGAGTGTGCCTTGAGCCGCGGGAGCACGCGTGGATTCTGGCGGCTGCCGAGTGCCGTTTTGAAGTGCTGCTGGAGATGCTGGAGGCTGAGCCCAGCTTGCTGATGCGGGAGGACCCGATCACAGGCTACAGCGTCCTGCACTGGCTGGCCAAGCACGGGCGCCACGAGGAGCTCATTCTGTTGCATGATTTTGCCAGGCGCCAGGGACTGCCATTTGATGTGAGCGCTCCTGGCAGCGGTGGCCTCACGCCACTCCACCTGGCGGCTCTGCAAGGCCATGATATGGTCATCAAGGTGCTGGTGGGAGCCCTGGGTGCTGACCCCTCCCGTCGAGATCACAGTGGCAACCGACCTTGTCACTATCTGCGGCCTGATGCATCTCTGAACCTCCGGGAGCTGTCCGGGGCAGAAGAGTGGGAGATTGAACGCTACAGGGAGCTCGAAAAcgccaacaacaacagcagccaCACTACTACCACCACTCGGTGGCTGAAACGCACCCCAAGTGCATCGCGCATCAAGTCCACAGGAATACACTACAAAGAGGCGTCTCAGCCGGTCAatgagaagaaggcatcaggCAACCAGGAAGGACAAGGCAATGGCCTTCTGCGCTATCTGTTCCCCTCCACCCAGAATCGTTGA